From the genome of Arthrobacter sp. SLBN-122:
CTTGCGAACGTACTGCAGGGCCGCCGCGTGCACTTCCTCCGACGTGGCGTGCGGCTCAAAGTTGTGGAGGGTTCGGATATTCCGGCACATAACGCCATGCTAGGCTCTTCCAACGCCTGGGATCGACCCTTTTTTCATGGTCTTCACCCGGCGTCGATGGGGAGCCCGGCATGGGCAGGGCTGCCCATCGACACTGTTTGGGGGCCGGGATAGGTTTTAGGCAATGGATCTTCCGGATGAGCCGGGGGGCCGCTGGGGATGCCGATCTGGTTCGGATCCACTACCTAACAAGGAGAAACTGATGGCTATTTGGGGTGCAGACGTTGAGCAGCTTCGCCAGCTCGGCAGCAAGCTTCAGGCAGGGGCGTCCGAGATCGAGACGCAGAAGTCCACTCTCACCAAGGTCCTGAGCGGCACCGACTGGAAGGGCCCGGACGCTGACAAGTTCCGCCAGGAGTGGTCCGGAACCCACACCACCATGCTGACCAAGGTTGCCGAGGCACTGAAGGAAGCCGGCAGCCAGGCCAAGCGGAACGCCGAGCAGCAGAGCCAGGCCTCCAACTAGGCTTACCGCCGCATTCCGGCGCGGGGCAGGGACACCGAAAGGTGTCCCTGCCTTTTTATTGGCGTCCGACGGCGGCGCCTGGCTTGGCGGGCCTTCGCGCCTAAGGGATGGGCTCGACGTCGTTCGCATGGTCCAGCGGGGACGCCGGCACCCGGGTACCCTTGCCGCCGTCGTTGGAGGCAGCGGCGGCGGGCGGACGCAGCTCGTCGAGCCGGACCAGGATGACGCCGCCCACGATCAGCAGGCCGCCCACGAGCTGGATGGCACCGGGAAGTTCCCCCAGCAGCAGCCACGCCCAGACCACGGCGAACAGCACCTCGGTGAGTGACACAAAGGACGCCACCTTGGAGCCGAGGGCCCGGGCCGCCATCACTCCCGAAACGTACGCCAGCACGGTGGCCAGCACCACCAGACCGGCAAGTGAAACCCACCACGGCACGGTCCAGGGGCCCAGGGCTGTGTCCGCGGCGCCGAAGGCCATGGGCAGCAGGCCCGTGGCGGCAGCGAGCCACATGGCGGCGGCACCCACCATGAGGCCGCCGGAGGCCAGCACGATGGGCGGCAAGGTGTCATTTTCCTTTGCCGTGATGAAGAAGTAGATGGCCAGGCAGACCGCCGCCGCCATCCCCCACAGCACACCCACCAGGTCAACCTTGACGGCCCCGGTCAGGTCAAGGACCAGCACCAGCCCGGCCAGGGACAGCAGCGTCCCACCCGCAGTCAAGACGCGCGGGCGCCGGCGGCTTGCGGCCCAGAGCCAGAGGACGATGATCACCGGAGCCAGGTACTCCAGCAGGAGCGCGACGCCCACGGAGAGCCGGGCCACAGCGTTGAAGTAGAACAACTGGCATGACGCCACCCCAATGAGCCCGAACAGCACGATGGTGAGCCAGTTGTCCTTCAACTGGCTCCAGCGGCCCTTTAGTGCCCACGCGGCGGGCAGCGCAAGGATCAGGGCAGCTCCCGTCAGGCGGGCCGTCACCGCAGCCCCCGGGGTCCAACCGGTTTCCAGAAGCGACTTTGCGAAGGATCCGGACAGGCCAAAAACGGCGGAGGAAAACAGCGCGATGCCGAGCCCGGAAGCCTGGAAGCCGGCATGCCCGATGGGCAGTTCCCGGGCGGGGGTGTGATTTTGGGCGGCAGGCACCGTCGCCTCCTGTCAGGAGTAAAGTGGGGTAACGCCCATGACACTACGCTTGGGTGCTGTAAGGAGTCAACATGGTTTTCGCCCCTGACACGGAAGTGGCGCTGCGGACGGTGGTGAACCTCATCAACACCGCCGCGAACGGCAGGGAAGGGTTGGCCTCCGTTGCGGACCTGGACAGCTTCCTGGCCGCGGAGGGATTTTCCGGTTCCCGCAGCCGGGATGCGGGCGAACTGGAAAGCGTGCGGCAGTTGCGGCGTGAACTGTGGGCACTGTGGGCAGCGGATGAGGACGCCGCTGTGGACAGGGTCAACCGGCTGCTGCGGGATGCCAACGCGCTGCCGCAGCTGATGAAGCACGACGGATGGGACTGGCACCTTCATGCCACGGCGCCGGAGGCACCCCTTGCGGACCGGATGAGCACCGAGGCAGCCATGGCCCTGGCTGATGTGATCCGCAGCAAGGAGATGGACAGGCTCCGGGTGTGCGGGTCAGAGGACTGCGATGCGGCCGTGCTGGACCTGAGCCGCAACCGGTCCAAGCGGTACTGCGACACCGGCAACTGCGCCAACCGGGCGCATGTTGCTGCCTACCGGGCCCGGCAGGCAGCGGCGGGATAATGCCCTTGGTGCGCGTTGACCTGCCAGATGGCAGGAGCCGGTGCAATCGGGAGAGCCGCAGCTAGCGCTGGGGCGTGCCGTCCGTGTCCTCGCCGGATGCCGGCGGGTTCTGGCTGCCGGGAGCACCGAAACCGTGGCCCGGCGCTGCCTGGGATGGCCTCTTAGGTGCCGAGCTCAGGTTCACCCCTGATCCCTTGCCCAAGTGTTCGGCGTTCTCCTTGTAGCTCATCGACAGCATTGCGGCGACTACCAGGGTGGCAATGAAGGCGATGCCGGCGGCGGTGAAGGCAAGGTCGAACCGGGGTGCGCGGGCGCTTCCCCCGGAGGCGAAAATCAGCACTGCAACGAAGGCGACGACGGCCCAGAATGCCGAAAACATCAGCGGCCCCTTCACCGAGGTCCGCAGCTTGCGCGGTTTTCCTTGATGCTGGTCAGCCACAGTGGTTCCTCCCTGCAGGCGGCGCACGGCCGGCCTGGTTTACGAATTGCGGTGTCGCACCGGATTTTCTACAGAAAGTAGAAGGGCGCTCCTCCTAGTTTACGGCTTCCCCGCGCCGGCACGGGCATCGTGCCGAAGCGTGAGTCCGGAAAGTACCCACAGGACACCGGAAATAATGGCGCCTCCACCGGCAACGCCCAGCAGTGCATGGGCGCCGAGGTTGATGAAAAAGGGCAAGAGCACTGCGGTTCCGATCCCGATCACGCCGGACGCAATCCAGTCGCGGGCAAGAACATGGCGGCCCCTGTACTGCAGGCCGCAGGCAAGCTCGAGAATGCCGGCCACGCCCAGGCCCAGGGCTGCGATCACCCCGAACAGCAGGTCGCTGTGCAGGAGGAGCACGGCGAAACCGGCACCTGCCAGGACCGCTCCGCCGGCGGACAGCAGCTTGCCGGGCGCCGAGTTCTGCGCAAATCCGGCTGCGGGGACGGTCCGCAGGCTAACTACGCCGGACGCCAGGAGGTAGAGTCCTCCGGCCCAGCCCATGACCTCCACAGACGGTGACGTCCAGAAGACGGTTACCGCACCAAACACCAAGGCAGCGGCCGCGCGGAGCAGGACCGGCTTCCAGAGGTGGTTACGGGGCGTGGTTCCGGGAGCTGCGCCCGTGGGGGTGGATGGTTGCGTCACCGGTCCAGTTTAGTGGCGGCAGCTGGAAGACCTAACCGGCTGCTGCCCGGCCGGCTTGTCATGCTGCGCCCCGGCCTTAGGCAGGACCTCACTGTCAGGCAGAGCCCAGCACCATCCAGCGGTCCGACCGGGCACGCAGGCCAAGGGTCACGGCACGCGCCGCCATGTACCCCAGCGCGAAGGCCACCCAAAGCCACCCGAGCCCGGCGCTGCCGGCAGCACCTGACAGCGCAACCCCCGCCAGGAGCGGCAGGTAGACCACAAGGTTCACCAGCCCCGCCAGGGCGAGGTACCGGGCGTCCCCCGCACCGATCAGTACACCATCCAGGACAAACACGTAGCCGGCGATCGGCTGCCCGGCCGCCAGGATCCAGAGGGCAACGGTGAGCACCTGCTGCACCTCGGGATCTGTCGTGAACAGCAATCCGGCCCACGGGGCGGCCGCTGCCAGCAGCAGGCCCGTCACCACGCCGAAGCCCGCACCCCAGCGGACCATGGTCCGGGTCAGCAGCCGGGCCCTGTCCGCATTGGACGCACCAAGTTCCTTCCCGATGAGCGCCTGCGCAGCGATCGCCAGGGCATCCAGGGCGAACGCCAGGAAGGAAAAGATGGTCATGGCCAACTGGTGGGCGGCAAGGTTGACTTCGCCCTGGGCCGTCACCACCAGCACCGTGGCCAGGATGGCGGCGCGCAGGCTGAGCGTGCGCAGCATCAGCCAGGATCCCACCCGCGTCATGCTGCGGATGCCCCGCCAGCTGGGAAGCAGGCTGACACCATGCCGGACGGCGCTGCGCCGCACCATCACCAGGTAGACAGCCGCCATGGCCCACTGCGCCAGGGTGGTACCCACCGCCGAGCCCACCACAGACATTCCCAGGCCGTAAACAAGCCACAGGTTCAGGAGGATATTGGCACCGAATCCTGCCGTGGCCACCACCAGCGGTGTGCGGGTGTCCTGCAGTCCGCGGAGCACGCCGGTGCCGGCAAAGATCAGGAGCATTGCCACCAGGCCGGGCATGGACCAGCGGAAGTAGTCGATGGCAAAGGTCCGGACGCTTCCCTCGGCGCCCATCAGATCGATCAGCGGCTCTGCCGCCGCGAAGCCTGCGACGGCGAGGAGTGCACCGAGGAGCAATGCCAGCCAGACGCCGTCGCGCCCCGCCGCCAGGGCCTTGCCCAGCTGCCCGTCACCAATGGCGCGGGCTACGGCGGGCGTGGTGGAGTAGGCCAGGAAGACCATGAGTCCGACGGCGGTCTGCAGCACCGCTGAGGCCAGTCCCACCCCTGCTAGCTGCGCAACACCCAGATGCCCCACGATGGCGGAGTCCGCCAGCAGGAAGAGGGGCTCGGCGACCAGGGCGCCGAAGGCCGGGACGGCAAGGCGGAGAATCTCGCGGGCATGGCCCTGGGTGCCGGTCATGGCGGGGAGGGCGGGTTGTTGGGGCACGCTGCCAGCTTAATGGTGACTGCAGACAGTGAGCCGCCGCGCATGAGAAAGGCCACAGTCCGTCGTATTTAGTTGACACTTCAACGAATTGCTTGGGAGAGTGGTATCCATGAACCAGTCACGACTCACCACCACGGCCCTCGCCGCCCTGCGCATCATCCTCGGCTTCCTCTTCGCAGCCCACGGATGGCAGAAGTTCAACGAATGGACCATCGCCGGCACGCAGGCATCCTTCGCCAAAATGGGCGTACCGGCAGCCGAGTTCATGGCACCCGCCATCGCCGTACTGGAACTCGCGGGCGGCCTTGCCCTCATCCTGGGGATCCTCACCCGCGTGGTGGCCGCCCTCCTCGCCCTGGACATGCTGGGTGCTCTCTTCCTGGTGCATGCTCCCGCCGGCGTCTTTGCCGCCAATGGCGGCTACGAACTCGTCCTGCTCCTGGCGGCGGCCGCATTCGCCCTGGCACTCACCGGAGCCGGCCGGCTTTCCCTGGACCGCATACTGTTCGGCCGCGGCAATTCCCGGCTGGCCGTCCTGGCCTAGGAACACCCGCTACAACGCGTGCGACGGCGGCTGGCCACCCAAGGTGCCGGGCCGCCGTCGGGCGTTTAAGGGCGTTGCCCCAAGGCCCTCCGGACGCATCGACCCATCTGCGACAGAACATTCGGGACTCGGTTGGGAAAGTTGGGAAAACGCTTGCCACGTGACTGCGGCGGCTGGTAAACCAGAAGTTGTTGCAGTGAAAGCTGCACCACCCGCACCCAGGTCTCAGTTATCCACAACGGGTGTTTCCCGGAACGCCATTCCCCGCGCCCATGATCCAGATGGAACGCCGCGGCACGTTTGAATCGTTCCAATACCGCTCCCTGGGAACCGCTTTGCCGCTCATCGAAGGAGATGTCAGTCAGTGAACCAACCCCCGCAAGCGATCCCCCGGCCCCCCGAAGGGCCACCATCCCGCAGGCGCCCTGCCATGGCTGCCGTGCGTGCGCTGACGGCGACAGCAGCGTCCGCCGCCCTCGCCTTCACCGGCCTGCCCGCCGTACACGCCGAGACGGCACTGCCTCCCGTGGGAAGTGGATTCAAGTTCGACTTTGGCCCCGGCGCAACCGCCGAGGGTTACGCGGCCGTGAATGCCGGCACGCAGTATTCGGCGGGAGCAAAATTCGGCTTCACGAACACCACCGTCACCTCCGGCGCCGACCGCGGGACGGGAGATGCCCTCCGGTCCGACTTCGTCCAGGCCCAGGGAAGTACCTTCCTGGTTGACCTGCCCAACGGGGACTACACGGTAAAGCTCATCGCCGGCGACGCCACGGAAGCGACGAACATCGCCATTACCGCGGAGAACATGGCCAAAGTCCAGGCCACGGACAAGCCTGCGGGCCAATACCTGGAGATGGAATTCCCCATCTCCCTGGTGGACGGCCAGCTCAACCTCGACATCAGCGGCACTGCCGCCAAGATCAACTCCCTGGTCATCGCAGCCCGGGCCCCGCGCACGGGCACCACCGATCCAGGCGTCTACCTTGCCGGCGACTCCACTGTCCAGACCTACGACGCCGGGTACGTTCCGCAGGCGGGCTGGGGACAAATGATCGACCGCTACTTCGACAGTGCGGTGACCTTCCGGAACCACGCCATCGGCGGGCGGAGCTCCAAGAACTTCATCAGCCAGGGCAGGCTGGATGAGATCCTTCGCGTCATCAACCCCGGGGACTACCTGATGGTGCAGTTCGGCCACAACGACGCCACCATCGGCGTTGACGACCGCTACGCCTCCCCCGCCGACTACAAGGAATACCTGCGGACCTACGTCCACGGGGCGCGCCAGCGCGGCGCAGTCCCTATCCTGGTCACCCCTGTGGGCCGGCGCGATTACGACGAGGCTACCGGCAAGTTCAACGTCAGCTTCCCGGAATACGTCGCAAAGATGCAGGAGCTGGCAGCTGAAGAGAACGTGGCCCTGGTGGACCTCTCCGCTTCCAGCCGCGCCTACTACGACTCCATTGGGCCCGAGGACACCAAATCGGTGTTCCTTCATGTGGACGCCGGGATCTACCCCAACCGGCCCACCGGAACCGTGGACAACACGCACTTCCAGGAGTACGGCGCCATCCAGATTGCACGCCTGGTGGCCAACGGGGTGAAGCAGCTCAACCTTCCGCTTGCTGCACGCGTCAAGGAGATCGCGCCGCCGTCGTCCGTTCCCGCACAGCCGCAGGGCCTGGTGGCGGGCAGCATCTCCAACGCCGGCGCGCTCTTGAAGTGGCAGCCGGTTGACGGCGCGGACATCTACAAGGTGTACCGGAAGCTGGCAGCCGAACCGGACAGCGAATACAAACTGACCACGACGGCCACCGTGGCCACAGCCAACCTCGCAGGCCTTGCTGAAGGCACGGCGTACAGCATCCGGGTGGCGGCCATGAACGGCAAGGGCCTCTCCGAGCCCAGCACACCGCTGGCGGTCACCACCAAGCTGGCCAAGTACAAGTTCGACTTCGGCCCGGCGGGAGCGCCGGTGGAGCCCGGCTACACCGAGGTCAACCGGACCATGCCCTACACACCCGGGCGTGGATTCGGCTTCAAGGACATCTCCGTCCTCAGTGACCGGGACCGGGGCGCCGTCACCAGCAACCTCCTGCGCGACTTCGTGCTCAGCGGGTCCAGCTTCGAATTCCAGCTTGACGTGCCCAACGGCACCTACGCGCTCAAGACCTACCACAGCGACTGGATCGGCTCCACCAGGACCGATGTTGCCGCCGAGGGCACGGCGTTCGGACAGGTGTCCTCCAGCAAGGCTTCCTCCGCCACCAAGATCATCAACCAGGTCCTGGTTACGGACGGCCAGCTGAACCTCACCATCAGCGGTTCCGGCCAGCGGTTGAACGGGCTGGAGGTGACCCCGCTGCTGGTGGGGCCCACCAACCTGCACACCACCGCTGTCAATGCCGGAGCCGAACCGCCCACGGTGGACCTGGCTTGGGACGCCGTGCCTGACGTGGGTTCCTACAAGGTCTTCCGGCAGGCATCCTTCGAGTCCGAGCCTCAGGTCATCGCGTCCGGCGTGAAGGAGGCGGCGTACCGGGACACCACCGCATTTGCAGGGCTGAACTACAAGTACTTCGTCACCGCCGTCGACAACACCGGCCTGGAGTCGGTTCCCTCGAACACGCTGGAAACCGCCCTGGTGGATCCCGCCACGCCGGCGCCCGCAGCCCCGGGCAAGGTGGATGTCAAAGCCGTGGAAAAGACGAGCGTCATCCTGAAATGGCAAAAAATCAAGGATGCTGCGGCCTACCAGGTGTACCGCTCCACTTCCCCGGACGGCCCCTTCGAATACGCAGGCCGCGCCACTGAGGTGAATTTCACGGACTTCACCGTCCTCACCACCATCCGCTACTACTACCGCGTCACGGCAGTGAACAAGGGCGGCGAATCTGCACCCTCCCCCGTGGTGGGCACGGAGAAGGTCACTGTGGTGAACCGGCAGATGGAGAACCTGGACCGTGCACCGGTGGCCCTGCTCACCGGCGACGGCGTGCGGGTGGGCTGGCGCATGCTGGGCCTGGACCCGGAGCAGGTTGGCTTCCACGTCATCCGCGACGGCGTCCAGCTCACCGACGAGCCGATCCGGGACAGCACCACCTTCCTGGACCCGGCAGGAACGGCTTCCTCCAAGTACGTCATCAAGGCCGTGGGCAACGGCGGGGACCAGCTCACCGCAGAGTTCCAGCCAATGTCCCGGAACTACCTGGCCGTCAAGCTCGACAAACCGGCGGACGACTACACCAAGGACGGACAGCCCTACACATACTCTGCCGGGGACGCCAGCGTGGCGGACCTGGACGGCGACGGGACTTACGAGATCCTCCAGATGTGGTCCCCGTCCAATTCCAAGGACAACTCGCAGTCCGGCTACACCGGAACCGTGTACGTCGACGCCTACAGGATGGACGGCACCAAACTCTGGCGCATCAACATGGGCCCCAACATCCGGGCCGGTGCCCACTACACCCAGCTGCTCGCCTACGATTTCGACGGCGACGGCAAGGCCGAAGTGGCCATGAAGACGGCGGACGGCACGCGTGACGCAGCCGGAACCGTGATCGGAAACGCCGGCGCTGACTACCGCAACAGCAGTGGCTACGTGCTCACCGGACCCGAGTTCCTCACGGTCTTCCATGGAGCCACGGGCACCATCATGGACACTGTGCCTTACGATCCTCCCCGCGGAGACGTGGGCGCGTGGGGCGATACGTACGGAAACCGGGTGGACCGGTTCCTGGGTGCCGTGGCCTACCTTGACGGCGAGCACCCGTCCATGATGTTCAGCCGCGGCTACTACACCCGCACCGTGCTGGCCACCTATGACCTGGTGGGCGGCAGGATCAGCAAGCGCTGGACCTTCGATTCGGATGTTGCCGGTACCCAGTACCGCGGCCAGGGCAACCACAACATGTCCGTCCTTGACGTGGATGCTGACGGCAAGGATGAATTCGTCTTTGGTTCAATGACCATCGACGACAACGGCAAACCGCTCTACAGCACCGGCCTGGGCCACGGGGACGCCATCCACACGAGCGACTTCGATCCGTCCCGCCCCGGGCTGGAGACCTTTGCCGTGCACGAGGAAATGGGCGCCAGCGGAAACCTGGGCGCAACCTTCCGGGATTCGAGGACGGGCGAGGTGCTGTGGAGCATCCCCGCTGTCAAGGACACCGGCCGCGGCGCCATGGGAGACGTGGATCCCCGCTATCCCGGCGCCGAGGGCTGGGCCATCGGCGGTGACGCTGCCTGGAATTCCCCCACGGGCCAGCTGCGTTCCGTCAAGGGTGAGCTGATTTCGGAAAAGATCCCGGCAGCCAACTTCCTGGCGTGGTGGGACGGTGACCTGCTGCGCGAAATTGTCGACCACGACTGGGATGCAGCAGCCAGCAGCGGAACACCCAGCATCGCCAAGTGGAACTGGGAAACCCAGTCCAGCGACCGGCTGCTCACCGCAACGGGGGCCAAGTCCAATAACGGCACCAAGGGAACGCCTGCCATCCAGGCCGATCTCCTTGGCGACTGGCGGGAGGAAATTGCCTGGCCCTCCGCGGACAGCACCGAGCTGCGCATCTACACCACCACGGCCACCACGGCCACCCGGCTCCGGACCCTGATGCACGATCCCGTGTACCGCCAGTCGGTGGCCCGCGAAAACGTGGCCTACAACCAGCCCCCGCACCCGGGCTTCTTCATCGGGGTGGGGATGGAGCTGCCGGCCCAGCCGGACATCTTTTACACCCGCCGGTAGGCATAGCACCCTCAGCTGCCCCGTCCGCCGTTTCGGCGGGCGGGGCAGTTTGTTTCGGGCACAACCGGCCGGTAACCGGGGCCCTCAGTAAGATCGCAGCATGACTGAGACCGGCCGCCCCAACTCCGTGACCCTCCGCTTCCTCGCCGCACCCACCGATGTGGGGCACAGCGGCTCCGTGGACGCGGGCACGGTGCTCGAATGGGTGGACAAGGCCGCCTATGCTGCGGCAGTGGGATGGGCCAAGTCCTACTGCGTCACCGCGTACGTGGGAAACATCCACTTCGCCGATCCCGTCAACAGCGGCGACATGGTGGAGGTGGAAGCCACCATCGTCTACACCGGCCGGTCCTCCATGCATATCCACACCGTGGTTTCCTCCGGCGACCCGAAGGGCGGCCCTGCCACCATGCGCAGCCAGTGCATGGTGATCTTCGTGGCCGTCGGCGAGGACGGCAAACCCATCCCGGTTCAGCAATTCGAACCCGGCACGCCCGCTGAGATCGAACAACGGGACCACGCACTGGCCAGGATCAAGGTCCGCGAACAGATCGTTGAAGCCATGAACCGGCAGGAATATACCGATGCGGGCACTGCCGAACGCGTGACGTTGAGGTTCATGGCTGCCCCCACCGACGTGAACTGGGGCGGCAAGGTGCACGGCGGCATCGTCATGAAATGGATCGACGAGGCCGCGTACGTGTGTGCCTCACGCTACTGCGGGATGGATACCGTGGCGGTCTTCTCCGGCGGCGTGCGCTTCTACCGCCCGCTGCTGATTGGCCACGTGGTGGAAGTGGAGGCCCGGCTGGTTTACACCGGGACCAAGGGGATGCACATCGCCGTCCACGTCCGCTCGGGCGACCCGAAAGGCCGTGAACTGGCCCTCACCACGTACTGCCTCACCGTGATGGTGGCGCGCGACGACGAGGGCAACTCCGTGCCTGTTCCGGTCTGGGTGCCGGTCAGTGATGAAGACAAGCGGCTGCACGCCCACGCGCGCGAACTCCTGGAGATCCGGGGAACGGCGCCAGGCAACCGCCTGCCGAACCACCTGCTCACGCAGGGCTGACCTAGAAGCCTCCACCGCCGGTGTCGCCGGCCATATTGGCGAAGCGGGAATAGTGGCCCTGGAAGGCCACCACAATGTCCTTGGTGGGACCGTTACGGTGCTTGGCCACCAGGATGTCCGCTTCCCCGGCACGGGGTGATTCCTTGTCATAAACGTCCTCGCGGTGGAGCAGGATGACCATGTCGGCGTCCTGCTCGATGGAGCCGGACTCGCGGAGGTCAGAGACCATGGGCCGCTTGTCCTGCCGCTGTTCGGATCCACGGTTCAGCTGGGACAGGGCGATCACGGGGACCTGGAGTTCCTTGGCCAGCAGTTTGAGGGCACGCGAAAACTCGGAGACTTCCTGCTGGCGGGACTCCACCTTTTTTCCCGAGCTCATGAGCTGCAGGTAATCCAGGATGACCAGCTTGAGATCGTGCTGCTGCTTCAGGCGGCGGCACTTGGCGCGGATTTCCATCAGGGACATATTGGGGCTGTCGTCAATGAACAAGGGGGCATCATTCATGCGGCCCATGGTGGTGGCGATCTTTGACCACTGCTCATCCTTGATGGTTCCCTTGCGGAGGTCCTGGAGGCCGATGGTGGCCTCGGCGGACAGCAGGCGCATGGCGATCTCGTTCCGGCCCATTTCCAGGGAGAACATCACGGTGGAGAGATTGTTCTTAATGGCCGCGGAGCGGGCAAAGTCCAGGGCGAACGTCGACTTACCGACGGCCGGGCGGGCTGCGATAACGATCATCTGGCCGGGGTGGAGCCCATGGGTGAGCTCGTCCAGCTCGTAGAAGCCGGTGGGCACGCCCGTCATGCCCTCTCCGCGGTGGCCGGACGCCTCGATTTCGTCCACGGTGGACTCCATGACGTCCTTCAGCACCACGTAGTCCTCGGCAGTGCGGCGCTCGGCGACGGCGTAAACCTCCGCCTGCGCCTGGTTGACCAGGTCCTCCACCTCGCCGTCCGAGCCGTAGCCCAGCTGGACGATCTTGGTTCCGGCGTTCACCAGCCGGCGAAGGACTGCCCGTTCGGCCACGATCTCGGCGTAGTAGCCGGCGTTGGCTGCGGTGGGGACCGTCTGGATCAGTTCGTGGAGGTAGGCAGGGCCGCCGATCCTGTTGATCTCCGCGCGCTTGGTGAGCTCATCGGACACGGTGACCGCGTCCGCGGGCTCCCCCCGGCCGTAGAGGTCGATGATGGCCTCATAGATGGTCTCGTGCGCCGGACGGTAGAAATCCTGCCCGCGGAGGATCTCAACGACGTCAGCAATGGCATCCTTGGACAGCATCATGCCGCCCAGGACCGACTGTTCGGCAGCAATATCCTGCGGGGGCTTCCGGCTTGCGTCCGATCCACGGGTTGTGTCGACAGGGTCCAGATGCGCGATTGACAAAGCTGCCGTCCTCCATTTGTGCCGGGCCTGGCGGCCTGGCGATCCATCCTGTTCGCGGCAGCCGACAACCGGCTCCGCCACCCGTCCAGGTCTACCCGCAGGCCCTGACAATCAAGCGCCGGGGTCCGGACGCCGGGCTCCGGCCGGAGTTATCCCCACTATCCACAGCTTTTCCACAGAGACGCGCAGGAGGCGGTCCGCCGGGGTCCGAACCATGGCAGGAACGCCCTTTTTGGGCTGGGGAGAACAGGTACCCCGCTACGCTAACCGCCGTGGCCCCAGCCGCAAAGCCAGCAGTCTGCACAAGCTGTGGATAACCTGTGCAGTACGGGGAATACCTTGTGCACAGCCTGTGGGGAACCTTGTGGATATCAAACTTTTTTCCTCCGCCATATGGCGCTGACCTGCGGAAACGCTCACGCCAGCATGTGGAGTAAATATTTCTTCCAAGGAATTTCAT
Proteins encoded in this window:
- a CDS encoding CGNR zinc finger domain-containing protein yields the protein MVFAPDTEVALRTVVNLINTAANGREGLASVADLDSFLAAEGFSGSRSRDAGELESVRQLRRELWALWAADEDAAVDRVNRLLRDANALPQLMKHDGWDWHLHATAPEAPLADRMSTEAAMALADVIRSKEMDRLRVCGSEDCDAAVLDLSRNRSKRYCDTGNCANRAHVAAYRARQAAAG
- a CDS encoding EamA family transporter yields the protein MPAAQNHTPARELPIGHAGFQASGLGIALFSSAVFGLSGSFAKSLLETGWTPGAAVTARLTGAALILALPAAWALKGRWSQLKDNWLTIVLFGLIGVASCQLFYFNAVARLSVGVALLLEYLAPVIIVLWLWAASRRRPRVLTAGGTLLSLAGLVLVLDLTGAVKVDLVGVLWGMAAAVCLAIYFFITAKENDTLPPIVLASGGLMVGAAAMWLAAATGLLPMAFGAADTALGPWTVPWWVSLAGLVVLATVLAYVSGVMAARALGSKVASFVSLTEVLFAVVWAWLLLGELPGAIQLVGGLLIVGGVILVRLDELRPPAAAASNDGGKGTRVPASPLDHANDVEPIP
- a CDS encoding DoxX family protein, whose amino-acid sequence is MNQSRLTTTALAALRIILGFLFAAHGWQKFNEWTIAGTQASFAKMGVPAAEFMAPAIAVLELAGGLALILGILTRVVAALLALDMLGALFLVHAPAGVFAANGGYELVLLLAAAAFALALTGAGRLSLDRILFGRGNSRLAVLA
- a CDS encoding MATE family efflux transporter, which translates into the protein MTGTQGHAREILRLAVPAFGALVAEPLFLLADSAIVGHLGVAQLAGVGLASAVLQTAVGLMVFLAYSTTPAVARAIGDGQLGKALAAGRDGVWLALLLGALLAVAGFAAAEPLIDLMGAEGSVRTFAIDYFRWSMPGLVAMLLIFAGTGVLRGLQDTRTPLVVATAGFGANILLNLWLVYGLGMSVVGSAVGTTLAQWAMAAVYLVMVRRSAVRHGVSLLPSWRGIRSMTRVGSWLMLRTLSLRAAILATVLVVTAQGEVNLAAHQLAMTIFSFLAFALDALAIAAQALIGKELGASNADRARLLTRTMVRWGAGFGVVTGLLLAAAAPWAGLLFTTDPEVQQVLTVALWILAAGQPIAGYVFVLDGVLIGAGDARYLALAGLVNLVVYLPLLAGVALSGAAGSAGLGWLWVAFALGYMAARAVTLGLRARSDRWMVLGSA
- a CDS encoding WXG100 family type VII secretion target, whose translation is MAIWGADVEQLRQLGSKLQAGASEIETQKSTLTKVLSGTDWKGPDADKFRQEWSGTHTTMLTKVAEALKEAGSQAKRNAEQQSQASN
- a CDS encoding rhamnogalacturonan lyase family protein encodes the protein MAAVRALTATAASAALAFTGLPAVHAETALPPVGSGFKFDFGPGATAEGYAAVNAGTQYSAGAKFGFTNTTVTSGADRGTGDALRSDFVQAQGSTFLVDLPNGDYTVKLIAGDATEATNIAITAENMAKVQATDKPAGQYLEMEFPISLVDGQLNLDISGTAAKINSLVIAARAPRTGTTDPGVYLAGDSTVQTYDAGYVPQAGWGQMIDRYFDSAVTFRNHAIGGRSSKNFISQGRLDEILRVINPGDYLMVQFGHNDATIGVDDRYASPADYKEYLRTYVHGARQRGAVPILVTPVGRRDYDEATGKFNVSFPEYVAKMQELAAEENVALVDLSASSRAYYDSIGPEDTKSVFLHVDAGIYPNRPTGTVDNTHFQEYGAIQIARLVANGVKQLNLPLAARVKEIAPPSSVPAQPQGLVAGSISNAGALLKWQPVDGADIYKVYRKLAAEPDSEYKLTTTATVATANLAGLAEGTAYSIRVAAMNGKGLSEPSTPLAVTTKLAKYKFDFGPAGAPVEPGYTEVNRTMPYTPGRGFGFKDISVLSDRDRGAVTSNLLRDFVLSGSSFEFQLDVPNGTYALKTYHSDWIGSTRTDVAAEGTAFGQVSSSKASSATKIINQVLVTDGQLNLTISGSGQRLNGLEVTPLLVGPTNLHTTAVNAGAEPPTVDLAWDAVPDVGSYKVFRQASFESEPQVIASGVKEAAYRDTTAFAGLNYKYFVTAVDNTGLESVPSNTLETALVDPATPAPAAPGKVDVKAVEKTSVILKWQKIKDAAAYQVYRSTSPDGPFEYAGRATEVNFTDFTVLTTIRYYYRVTAVNKGGESAPSPVVGTEKVTVVNRQMENLDRAPVALLTGDGVRVGWRMLGLDPEQVGFHVIRDGVQLTDEPIRDSTTFLDPAGTASSKYVIKAVGNGGDQLTAEFQPMSRNYLAVKLDKPADDYTKDGQPYTYSAGDASVADLDGDGTYEILQMWSPSNSKDNSQSGYTGTVYVDAYRMDGTKLWRINMGPNIRAGAHYTQLLAYDFDGDGKAEVAMKTADGTRDAAGTVIGNAGADYRNSSGYVLTGPEFLTVFHGATGTIMDTVPYDPPRGDVGAWGDTYGNRVDRFLGAVAYLDGEHPSMMFSRGYYTRTVLATYDLVGGRISKRWTFDSDVAGTQYRGQGNHNMSVLDVDADGKDEFVFGSMTIDDNGKPLYSTGLGHGDAIHTSDFDPSRPGLETFAVHEEMGASGNLGATFRDSRTGEVLWSIPAVKDTGRGAMGDVDPRYPGAEGWAIGGDAAWNSPTGQLRSVKGELISEKIPAANFLAWWDGDLLREIVDHDWDAAASSGTPSIAKWNWETQSSDRLLTATGAKSNNGTKGTPAIQADLLGDWREEIAWPSADSTELRIYTTTATTATRLRTLMHDPVYRQSVARENVAYNQPPHPGFFIGVGMELPAQPDIFYTRR